The sequence ctaactaagctagccgtttcacatccgttacacctgcATCAAGGTGAGTAAGGAGGAGGAGACAGTGCTATAGAGGCCGGCGTGCGCGATTCCGGACGAGACTACGTCGGTGAGTGGATAAATCGCCTCTACCCTCCATTCAcgggagaataaactggatgagctccattcGAGACTATTAGTTGGTTAACTAAtcttaaaaactgtaacatcctaTGTTTCtccgagtcatggctgaacaaggacGGTAAATATAAATCTAGCTGTTTTTTCTATACATCGGTGGCAGGACAGAGCGGTGGAGTCAGGAAGCTCAGGGGAGgtggtgtgtctctttgttaacaacagctggtacatgatctctaatgttaaggaagtctcaaggttcttCAAGCctgttagaatacctcatgataaggggtggtagaccatactatttactaAGAGAGTCTagatctatatttttcgtagctgtctatttaacaccacaaaccgatgctggcactaagaccacccAACGAGCTGTATAGAGCCATGAGCAAACAACATATGCTCACCCATAGGTGGTGCTCCTAGTGTTGACTGCTCTTgactttcgcctctcccgagtccgtacggctTTTGCCGACATGGTTCAAGactataactaccaattggatatcacaacaTTCGGGATAAAAATACTaaaactctatcctcctgattcctgcttacaagcaaaaactcacaGGAAGTACCAGGGACACGCTTAATACAGAAGTGGTCTgatgaagtggatgctaagctactggactattttgctagcacagactggaatatgttccgagattcATCCGATGTAAACCCAACAGCGAACTGTCCAGTAGCACGAGCCTACCGGACGAGCTATATACCTTCTATGTTTGCAtcgaggctagcaacactgaaccatgcaagagagcaccagttgttctggatgaccatagtccctgtgcacaggaacgccaaggtaacctgtctaaattactatcgccctgtagcacttgACAAggcattttccccctcaggaggctgaaaagatttggcatgcgcCATCAGTTtgtcaaaaagttatacagctgcaccattgagagcatcttgactggctacatcaccacttggtatggcaactgcttggcatccgaccgcaaggcgctacagagggttgtgcgtacAGCCCAataaaactccagccaccctttctctctgctaccgcacggcaagcggtactgatgcatggttaactatttaactatctgcattgaaaccttttgcactaactctattgattcatcacatatgctgctgttactgttttaTCTATTCTTTTGACTAGTAACTTTATCCCTGCCCATATGTACATAACTACCTAATTTACCTCGTACTCCTGCACCGCAACTCAGTACTAGTAGCCCAAGTTATCATTAATCATTGTGAATTTATTCCTTGTGTTGGTGGGAAGGGCCTGTtagtctacagctgttgtttACGAATATtgagacaaataaaatttgatttgatggttgTCACCTGAGCTATCTGGACAAGCAAGTCATGGgtgtctttttatttatttaacctttattttaccaggtaacaGAAGTGGGTGTATGGAAAGCACATCTGCTAATTGGGCAGATTTGTTGCCACTTAAGACTGTATTGCATTGCTGATTGGGCTGCACGACAAGTCGATTGTTGACAACTGTACCATTTTAGCTAagtctaacccttttcctaaccttaacctcgtTCTCTTAACCTGCTATGTAAACATTAAGCTGACCGGCGGTGCATCTGGCTATGGCCTATCTAACCAGTAATGGAGCACTGGTGTTACACCATCGCTGTTGATACGCCAACTTTCAGACATGCCAAGTATGCAGTTACCCATACTGGGAGTGAGCAGGTCCAGGGAAAGGTTTCTGCGCGGCACTCTGTCACCAGATTGAGAACGCCTAACTTCCCTGGTCTGCTGGCTGCGCTGTTACTGGAGAAAATAACACATAGGGCTCTGTTTCAACAAACAGAACattgttcagatagaaatatagtGTCAGACAATATTCGCTACacttctatctgcaacgttctgAACACACATTTGCAGCTGGCTGCTGATATGGTGCAAGCGAAGGCTCCTTTCTCCCATTGTAAATTACAAGGGACAGATTTTTTTTAGATGTAATTTCAAACCATGCAATCCTTCATCTCAGGTTGTTTGGTCAATTATTTAAAATGTACGTTAATTTCCAGTTACAAGTTAATCATTCAGCCATATGATCGTAACTAGCTCTGGTGGGGTAATCACTGGCAAGGTACTCTGGGGGGGGTAATCACTGGCAAGGTACTCTGGGGGGTAATCACTGGCAAGGTACTCTGGGGGGTAATCACTGGCAAGGTACTCTGGGGGGTAATCACTGGCAAGGTACTCTGGGGGGGGTAATCACTGGCAAGGTACTCTGGGGGGTAATCAATGACAAGGTACTCTGGGGGGTAATCAATGGCAAGGTACTCTGGTGGGGTAATCAATGGCAAGGTACTCTGGTGGGGTAATCAATGGCAAGGTACTCTGGTGGGGTAATCAATGGCAAGGTACTCTGGTGGGGTAATCACTGGCAGGGTACTCGGGTGGGGTAATCGATGGCAAGGTACTCGGGTGGGGTAATCACTGGCAAATTATGTTGTTCAAACAGGGATTAACATTTATCTCATTTTTGCATGCATGTTCTGATAAATATTTCTGCTCAAATGGTGGTCAAGTTAGGTCTGTGCTCTACATTTCTTATCTGAATCTTGGACAAAGAGTTTTACATGAGAGAAGAAACAGTTCCCATGGTGTAATcgtgttccagtgttctgttgtgGTTGCACAAAGGCCAAATACTTACCAACTAATCTTGATGTGCTCATTGAGTAAATTGATTCGGCAAATCTCTACCAACCAGCATTGTTCCACTTGTTTTACTTGAATAGATTTTAGGGAAATTATCCATTGTATTAGACTGAAAAAAAACTCTGCATTGATTGTAAACATTGAATAGAGTTGGATTTTTATTTTGAAATATAGGGTCCAGTATTCCTGTCAATACTTGTTAACTTGATTGTCTTTAGGAAATTAACTATATACTGGTGGGGATATTTGATTTCATTTCCATATCTGCTGTACAGAATTTCCATTAAACTACTTGAATGACATGACCAAGCACAAAGGGATGGACATCGGACTAAAGAGCAAAAATCCACACGGACCATTTACCTGTAAATACCGGTCATATATTTTAAACATGTTACAAGTTCCTATCAACCATTTTATTAAAATGTTGGTACCAATTCTGAACAGTCCCTACCAATGGTAAATGTCACATTCAAAATGACTTTAATCCGTTAACACTACATAAAATAGGAATTCTGAAACAAAATTCTAATAAGTGCTTGCTAATGGGCAGGTTTGTATTGGCAACTTATTGGGGAGGTACATTTTAGCAAAAGGTAATGCAGCCTGTACAATACATTCTAATGATGCAACTGAGCACCACTTCTGGTTGTATTGTGTGTTCAATTAAACAAAGAACTTGATGGACATGACAAGATGTGTTGCTCTCTGGCCGTGCAGGGGGAGTGGGGGAATAGAAATGGTTTGAATCAGTTAACACTATTTAAATCACATTGCTATTATCTACACAATTCCAATATAGCTGTACGTTTCAATTATACAAAATTAATCTAAagaataccccccccccaaagaaacATTTTACAAGGGGAAATGCAGGGCGGTATAATAAACAGCAAATTCTCCAAGAAGGGTTACCACAGATTTCTCAGGGAAAACACACAAAACAGCTCAgccagagaagaaaaaaaaagaaagagagtgtACAACATGCACACTTAGAAAAAGGTACAAAATTAAAAAGCAATTACTTCGCTATGCTGATGGAGAATAACTTTAAATGTCAATTCTTTGTCTTTGGGTGCTGCAGTATAAATAACTTTTCTTTTCAAGTGCAGGTCCCAAAAAAAAATCAACATCTTCACAAGGCGAAACATTATGCTTTTCCTTGGGGATCGTGCCAAGATGAAAGTGGTGGTGGGTGGTAAAGCGTCTTTAGAGTTTGTCATTTTCATCTCTGTACATATCAAAAAGTCAGTAAGGTCATTCTCTCAAAACATTTCCCTAGAAACAATACAAAGGGGATTTCATATCTCTTAGGGGATGTGACGCTTCTGCCGTGGTGAAGATATGGGGGGGGGTAGTTGGTTGGTTCAAGGTCACTGATTGTTTTTAGCTTTAGCGTGTGTGAGGATGTGAGACTTGAGGTTGGTGGATTGGGCAAACTTCTTGTTGCAGCCGTCAAACGGACAGACGTAGGGTCGGTCTCCAGTGTGAATCCGCACGTGCGTGCGTAAGTTAAAGTCCAGGGAGAACCGCTTTCCGCAGCCCTCAAATGTGCACTGGAAGAAAGAGAGTAGACTTTATTACAAGGCTGCATTGCTGGTTGACAATCTGGGCCCCTATGGGTGTATGGTCATATACGTGCCACGTAGGCCGTTAAGCTGGAAGTGTTGTGTTTCAAACTAAATGTATACAGTGAAATTGTAGAAGTAGATCTCTCATTAAGAAGCCATTTTGAAGGGGCTGGGGGAAACATACTTGGAAAGGCTTCTCGCCGGTATGAACAAGTTGATGCCTCTTCAGTTTGGAGCTTTCGACAAAGGCCTTTCCACATTCGGCGCAGACGTGAACACGTGGTCCGTGGGTGTGCAGGTGCTTTCTCATTGCAGAGTTATCCCTGAACATTTTACTGCATCCCTGCAGGGGCAAAAGGTAGCAATTAATCACAGTGTAACTTCAGAAATAACATAACCAAATTGATCCACATCAGAGCATCTAAAAATATAATAAGCTATAGCCATCCACAGAGCATAGCGGTTAGTTGACTACCATTATTCACCCAAACACCTGTGCTAGTCATACCATTGTGTTCTAGTGGCTGTCTTGCCATTGTGTTCTAGTGGCTGTCTTGCCATTGTGTTCTAGTGGCTGTCTTGCCATTGTGTTCTAGTGGCTGTCTTGCCATTGTCTCTCTAATACCAGTTAGACTAGTAGAGCACACGTACTTTGTGAGGGCAAGCTATCGTCCTGGGAGAGTCGTCCTCCTTGATTTTCCGTGGCTTCATCCTGCAAGAGATGACAGATCGTGGCCCACTGTAGATCAGTTGGATGAGTATGGCGCTTGTaacaccaggatagtgggtttgattcccgggaccacccttacgtaaaatgtatgcatgactaagtcgctttggataaaagtgtctgctaaatggcataaatTATACActatgtataaaatcgagcacgcaGGCATGCAACCTCCATATACAAACatttggctgaaatagccaaatccactcatttgaaggggtgtccacatacttttgtatatagtgGAAACGTGCGTCTGTATGTCTCATATCAATGCAGACGGAGTACTCCTTTTACTTTATTGTCCTAGGTTGAAGTGAAGTGTCCTGGAGTAAGGAATGTTTTGGGGGGACATTCAAGCTGTACTAAAGCGCATTTGGGAACGCATTCTTTCCATACCTGCAGAGTTCAACGGGAAACAGTTCTAACAGTGCATTGGGACGCAacagaaaaaaataatttaaatatatGCCTTCCACAACGATAAGACCCACTGATCATTTAATTATATTACCTAAATAATTATTTTTGCAATAATTACTGATCCTGCTTTCTGTCTATGAAAACCACATTTTTGTTACAAATTTAACCACAAGCCCATGTGCTAGTGATTAGCCAgctaatgttttatatttcaaatttagccaacttggatctatttgctaaCAAGACAGAACAGTTggattgttatgaacacacccttctatccatctccaactgtttgaacagcatgttagcctgtccactttgttaaGATGTTGAAATCAATTCTCTGAATGAGAAtgagttgccaattccttatataaaATGGTGTTTTCTGCTTactgcacatttataaaacacataCTAGACCGCTAGTATAACAGTCtgtggctaaaatgctgctagcggtAATCCCAATGTCACGCACGACAACCTGAGCACAcattttccagaatcaatgttAATTGATACTCCCGTTTTTAGAAATAACAGCTCAAATTGTGCACAGAGCAGACAATTCATGAAAAGGATATAGGTAGCAAGGGTAACTTCTCTATTACTGTtaaataatgtctcaatgtgtttcaATGTCCATATATGTCTGATtttgttggaccaaacctcaaatgcaaatagcgagttgaaacCTCTTGTTGGAGAGGAAGATGTGATCTCCCATCTttgttgtgagtggcagggggaggggtttggtgtgtgtgtaaacagagaGGAGGCCAAGCCAGAGGTTTCACTCTTGCCAAAATTTCTATGGACTTATTATGGACCTAAGCTTGTGGCTTGCCTTCtcgcctttgggacaacgactcccattgttaaggAGGAGACATGAGCACCTTGACATAcacagatctctggtgtaaatagGAAGGTGCACACAGTACAGACAAAGCGAAGGAGATGAGACCAAAaagacaacatgagaacaagcGGACAAACTCATTAAAAAGTATTATTACAATACAGGGATTTGGaatatcacacaaacacacatgggaCAGTTTTATGCAATAATATTGAGATTATCCGACAGTTTTATGCTAAAATAGTGCAGCGATTGGTCAAATTTGCAAGCCTTTTCATTATATGCTGGGAATAGTCGACGTTGCTACATTTTTTGAGATGGCTGAATCCTGGAGTGACTGACTAATGAACATTTCTGTAACTCACCTAGCGAACTCTGCCAGCTGTTTGGGGTCTGACAGGTCGATGCCTGGAATGCCTCCAGGCGGGAGCTTCTTCCCTGTCATGTACTCCGAGTAATCGGGAGGAGAATTATCCCCAATGACATGCTCCTCTACCATAGTGTCATGGTCAACATCCTTCTTGTCATCTGAGACGGAGGACAGGAG is a genomic window of Oncorhynchus tshawytscha isolate Ot180627B linkage group LG11, Otsh_v2.0, whole genome shotgun sequence containing:
- the LOC112262106 gene encoding transcriptional repressor protein YY1-like; amino-acid sequence: MASGDTLYIETDGSEMPSEIVELHEIEVETIETTVVGEDDDEQPMIALQPLDSDDPHSMHHHHQEVILVQTREEVVGEDDSDMHGDDDYEDQILIPVPVPAAEEEYIEQTLVTVAGKSSGRTKKGGSGKRNKKNYLGAPESSGRKWEQKQVQIKTLEGEFSVTMWASDDKKDVDHDTMVEEHVIGDNSPPDYSEYMTGKKLPPGGIPGIDLSDPKQLAEFARMKPRKIKEDDSPRTIACPHKGCSKMFRDNSAMRKHLHTHGPRVHVCAECGKAFVESSKLKRHQLVHTGEKPFQCTFEGCGKRFSLDFNLRTHVRIHTGDRPYVCPFDGCNKKFAQSTNLKSHILTHAKAKNNQ